One Thiobacillus sp. genomic region harbors:
- a CDS encoding class I SAM-dependent DNA methyltransferase: MTPQDFIARWQGSPLSERAGAQAYFLDLCDMLGVDKPNDPDNYCFERGATRTGAGHGWADVWKRGCFAWENKAPGRDLGAALKQLMTYALALDNPPLLVVCDREIIQIHTHFTGTPSEVHTILLADIGLPDNLDKLRRLFQAPNGFRPDRSTFAVTEEAAARMGAIAKRLAERGNDPQETAHFLIQCVFCMFAEDARLLPEKLFETVLDKSNPDGAKAQSRLAELFCAMQAGGDFALHDIPRFNGGLFARIQVPALTTPDVVELLAAARMNWRAIEPAILGTLFERGLNPDMRSQLGAHYTDPATIMKLITPVIEAPLMAEWEAAKAAIAKAKSVKAKNAAFIAHLERLKHYRVLDPACGSGNFLYLALKTLKDLEHRANLEAETLGLHRQVGIEASPANVLGIELNPYAAELARVTVWIGEIQWMLDHGYAIPRDPILAPLDHIECRDAILTVTPAEAGVQSKALDSGVRRNDVARVAEPEWPAVDAIVGNPPFLGGSKKRGELGDATFEALNKVYKDRVPGGADLVTYWFEKARAHIVAGKAKQAGLVATQAIRAGSNRKVLERIIAAMPIFAAWCDEEWINNGAAVRVSLVCYGGIPPCPPFNKGGAGGIWLDGQPVAAIHADLTAGQGLDLTQAKPLAENAATTFEGTKKYGDFDIPGELARQWLRLPNPNGRPNAEVVKPWANGKDLTGRPSDTWIIDFGTDMPEASAALYEAPFAQAAAKVKGHRTDLKWWLHERPRPELRKALRGPPRYVATPRVAKHRFFVWLPAGILPDTRLNVIATDLDTDFGILSSRIHVAWALAQASIHGDGSEGGRPTYNAKSCFETFPFPAGLTPRDTAAPAERSSPTCLADSIVAQNIAAAARRLDEQRNNWLNPPEWVDWVRTPEEEQAGFPARPVAKAGHEAELKQRTLTNLYNQRAEGKMSWLDHAHRALDAAVAAAYGWTDYTPDMPDAEILARLLALNLERSGGD; encoded by the coding sequence GTGACCCCCCAGGACTTCATCGCCAGATGGCAGGGCAGCCCGCTGAGCGAAAGGGCAGGTGCCCAGGCCTATTTCCTGGACCTGTGCGACATGCTGGGGGTGGACAAGCCCAACGACCCGGACAACTACTGCTTCGAGCGCGGGGCGACAAGAACGGGCGCTGGCCACGGCTGGGCCGACGTGTGGAAGCGGGGCTGCTTCGCCTGGGAGAACAAGGCCCCGGGCCGGGACCTGGGCGCCGCCCTCAAGCAGCTCATGACCTACGCCCTGGCCCTGGACAACCCGCCCCTGCTGGTGGTGTGCGACCGGGAGATCATCCAGATCCACACCCACTTCACCGGCACGCCTTCCGAGGTCCACACCATCCTGCTGGCGGACATCGGCCTGCCGGACAACCTGGACAAGCTGCGCCGCCTGTTCCAGGCCCCCAACGGCTTCCGCCCGGACCGCTCCACCTTCGCCGTCACCGAGGAGGCCGCCGCCCGCATGGGGGCCATCGCCAAGCGCCTCGCGGAACGGGGTAACGACCCCCAGGAAACCGCCCACTTCCTCATCCAGTGCGTGTTCTGCATGTTCGCCGAGGACGCCCGCCTGCTGCCGGAAAAGCTGTTCGAAACCGTGCTGGACAAGTCCAACCCGGACGGCGCCAAGGCCCAGTCCCGCCTGGCGGAACTGTTTTGCGCCATGCAGGCCGGCGGCGACTTCGCCCTGCACGACATCCCCCGGTTCAACGGCGGCCTGTTCGCCCGCATCCAGGTGCCCGCCCTCACCACCCCCGACGTGGTGGAACTGCTGGCCGCCGCCCGCATGAACTGGCGCGCCATCGAACCCGCCATCCTGGGCACCCTGTTCGAGCGGGGCCTCAACCCGGACATGCGCAGCCAGCTGGGGGCCCACTACACGGACCCGGCCACCATCATGAAGCTCATCACGCCGGTCATCGAGGCGCCCCTGATGGCCGAGTGGGAGGCCGCCAAGGCCGCCATCGCCAAGGCGAAATCCGTGAAGGCGAAGAACGCCGCCTTCATCGCCCACCTGGAACGGCTGAAGCACTACCGCGTGCTGGACCCGGCCTGCGGTTCCGGCAACTTCCTCTACCTGGCCCTCAAGACCCTCAAGGACCTGGAACACCGCGCCAACCTGGAGGCGGAAACCCTGGGCCTGCACCGCCAGGTGGGCATCGAGGCCAGCCCCGCCAACGTGCTGGGCATCGAACTCAACCCCTACGCCGCCGAACTGGCCCGGGTGACGGTGTGGATCGGCGAAATCCAGTGGATGCTGGACCACGGCTACGCCATCCCCCGGGACCCCATCCTGGCGCCCCTGGACCACATCGAATGCCGGGACGCCATCCTCACCGTCACCCCGGCGGAAGCCGGTGTCCAGTCAAAGGCCCTGGATTCCGGCGTACGCCGGAATGACGTAGCGAGGGTGGCTGAACCCGAGTGGCCCGCCGTGGACGCCATCGTCGGCAACCCGCCCTTCCTGGGTGGTAGCAAGAAGCGTGGCGAACTGGGGGATGCCACCTTCGAGGCCCTGAACAAGGTCTACAAGGATCGTGTGCCCGGCGGCGCCGACCTGGTGACCTACTGGTTCGAGAAGGCCCGGGCCCACATCGTCGCTGGCAAGGCCAAGCAGGCCGGGCTGGTGGCGACCCAGGCCATTCGAGCCGGTTCAAACCGCAAGGTGCTGGAACGCATCATTGCCGCCATGCCCATCTTCGCCGCCTGGTGCGACGAGGAATGGATCAACAACGGCGCGGCGGTGCGGGTAAGTCTGGTGTGCTACGGCGGAATCCCCCCCTGCCCCCCCTTTAACAAAGGGGGGGCAGGGGGGATTTGGCTGGACGGCCAGCCGGTGGCGGCGATTCACGCCGACCTGACGGCGGGGCAAGGTCTGGATTTGACACAGGCCAAGCCACTGGCTGAAAACGCGGCGACCACTTTTGAGGGCACCAAGAAATACGGCGACTTCGATATCCCCGGTGAATTGGCAAGGCAGTGGTTGCGGCTGCCCAACCCGAACGGCAGGCCGAATGCCGAGGTGGTCAAGCCGTGGGCCAATGGCAAGGACCTGACCGGGCGGCCATCGGATACCTGGATCATCGACTTCGGCACCGATATGCCGGAAGCGAGCGCTGCCCTGTATGAAGCACCGTTTGCCCAAGCTGCAGCAAAGGTTAAAGGCCATCGTACGGACTTAAAGTGGTGGTTGCATGAGCGTCCTCGGCCTGAATTGCGCAAGGCATTGAGAGGACCGCCCAGATACGTAGCCACGCCCCGAGTGGCAAAGCACAGGTTCTTCGTGTGGTTGCCTGCGGGCATTCTGCCGGACACCCGGTTGAATGTTATTGCCACCGACTTGGATACCGACTTTGGCATCCTCTCCAGCCGCATCCATGTGGCCTGGGCACTGGCCCAGGCCAGCATCCACGGCGATGGCAGTGAAGGTGGCCGTCCCACATACAACGCCAAGTCCTGCTTCGAGACCTTCCCCTTCCCCGCCGGCCTCACGCCCCGGGACACGGCGGCCCCGGCGGAGCGCTCTTCCCCCACCTGCCTGGCGGACTCCATCGTCGCCCAGAACATCGCCGCCGCCGCCCGTCGCCTGGACGAGCAGCGCAATAACTGGCTGAACCCGCCCGAGTGGGTGGACTGGGTGCGCACGCCGGAAGAGGAACAGGCCGGCTTCCCCGCCCGGCCCGTGGCCAAGGCGGGCCACGAGGCGGAGCTGAAGCAGCGCACCCTCACCAACCTCTACAACCAGCGCGCGGAGGGAAAAATGAGCTGGCTGGACCATGCCCACCGGGCCCTGGACGCCGCCGTGGCCGCCGCCTACGGCTGGACGGACTACACCCCGGACATGCCCGACGCGGAAATCCTGGCCCGCCTGCTGGCCCTGAACCTGGAGCGGTCCGGCGGGGACTGA
- a CDS encoding cytochrome c, giving the protein MTRLLALPLLVLATFPVLAAEAAHDHDHGHPPAQSLEYRQALMLDAEEAAHIRLEMRGFLSGVQKIVTGAAHDDMKMVAEAASTLGMAAAHEVPPQLRRKLPLEFRKLGHATHTGFDDLARDAASMGDANLALRQLGRVMSNCVSCHATYRIEPASKKR; this is encoded by the coding sequence ATGACCCGACTGCTTGCCCTGCCGCTCCTCGTTCTGGCCACCTTCCCCGTCCTGGCGGCCGAGGCCGCCCACGACCATGATCACGGCCACCCCCCCGCCCAGTCCCTGGAATACCGCCAGGCGCTGATGCTGGATGCCGAGGAGGCCGCCCACATCCGCCTGGAGATGCGCGGCTTCCTGTCCGGTGTGCAGAAGATCGTCACCGGCGCCGCCCACGACGACATGAAGATGGTGGCCGAGGCCGCCTCCACCCTGGGCATGGCCGCCGCCCACGAAGTGCCGCCCCAACTGCGGCGGAAGCTGCCTCTGGAATTCAGGAAGCTGGGCCACGCCACCCATACGGGCTTTGATGACCTGGCCCGGGACGCGGCCAGCATGGGCGATGCCAACCTGGCCCTGCGGCAACTGGGCCGGGTGATGTCGAATTGCGTCTCCTGCCACGCCACCTATCGCATAGAACCGGCGTCGAAGAAACGCTGA